ttacccctgaggaagccaggtcACCAGCAAAACATGTAGGGGGGCAGACTTAGGTTTTAAAATCTCTTCCACTGCTGCAGCTTTAGCGTATAGGTAGTCGGATTGCAATTTCAGCTAGCACTATTGAGTCAGTTCCTCTGCCGCTATCTCATGGGTCAGTCAGATAGTctaacaacaatgagcaattcttAGTGTGTGTCAACTACCTAGATATATCAGTTAGCTAGCTAGCCGCCAATACAGGCAGCATTAGCGAATGCACTTTGAGGTGATAGCTAATCATCTAGGTAGCTAACCTGTGTTAGCCAGAACCAGCGAGTAAAGCCTCAGCTCTTTACATGTGAAAGTGCAGTAACTGACCAACAGGCCAGGAGAGTGACCATTGCTGCAGTGTGTAGGACAGAGTGCACATCTCCACCACAAATAAGCAGCATACGTTCATCAGATGCTGTTTGCAGTGAACAAGACGTTTTAAATACTTTTCTAGGCTcacgttttttttaaataaatatatcaataaaaaagttacattttagtgcTTTACATTGATCTGGGTCATGTAAGGAAATGAGCCCTTGAGGCTTATAGTGGTTCCGTGTATAGGTATACCTCTACCCAAATCAGGTCCCTTGTGTTATTATTATGATATGTAGATGCAGTGCAGCTGAAAACCATGTGGGTGTGGAACATATGAAAGTCCAGCAGTTTCCGAATAATAATGGCCCTTGCATCACTATTTCCAATCAACTATCAATTCAAAATGAATTTTTAAACAGGTGTTGACCACATGCCTCCCGCATCTCACGTTTTCCATGATTGAAAGGTATACAAAATACAATATTAAATGTAAAGCTTTTGCTGTGCAATGCAAATGGTTATCTGAAGAAAGCAAACCACTCCAACAAGCAGTTGCAAGCGGCATACTGTTGATTCAATGTCAATATATACGTAGCTGTTCTACACTGCACAGTTAAAAAGTGAGTCAAATGCTGACCCAACATTGATGACGTTTGTAGCAACCTAATTTTTCTTGTACAGTttgtagatgtttttttttttttgccttgaaCTTTTAGTGTAATGAACTGTGTGAGTGTTTTTTACAACAATCCAACAATTTTCAAGGGTCAGGAAAAGCTTTAATGATACTTTCATAGGCTGGAGGTGGTGTGTGAGTTGCGAGACCAAGACGTAGGCTATTGCTAGACCAGTGAAAGTCAGGACGTCCAAAGTTGCCAGTGGTGTTAATTGTTGGCGATGTGCTGTTGGCACGAGGTAGAGTAACAAGTTGACTTTCAGCTTCAACCGCTAGAGGAGCAGATTGTAAAAATGGATGAAAAGTGGATGCTCTGAAGCTAGGTTTTCTTGTAAATGGATCAGGCTGCTCTTGTGAAGTCTGCCGTTGAAAAGTCAGGCTGGCTAGGCTGAGGTTGCTCCTACGTTCACAGCTACTGTTACGATAAAACCCAGATCTATTCGATGCCTGGTTTTGAGAAGAAGTTCTGGGACGGCGACTTGATGAGCTCGTCATTCTTGGGGAAATAGCTGCACTGGCACGCCGGCGGGACAAGCATGTGATTAGAACCCATATCAAACCTCCAATTATCAGTCCAATTGCAATGGAGACTGTAAATGATATTATTACTCCACCTGTTAAGAAATAAAAGAATATTATTACAAATATAGACTCAAGTAAAGTTATAGAAATTAACATCCCATGAACATGGTGGGATTGGTTTATATACCCTATCAGGCATCATATGATAGAGGGTCTAACACTCTGATGTCACGCCCATCATACACATTGCCTTTCTGCTGCTCAGTTCATTTCAAGTGAatggactgagctgcagtaccgagCGTGACCACTATACAAAGGAAGGTGCTGTGCTTTGTAGtcaatgaagaggccacagcaatctgatattgatgacctatccttgaggataggtcatcaatatttgggtCCTGGCAAACCTTTTATGGTGTTGTGCAATATCACTGCAGAATTATTTGTATAACACAATGTATTTTAATCAATAACCAAATTTTTTATCTTTCAGAAAAACTGTCAAATTTATTGTTATATGATCAGCATATATAAAAGACAGGAAAATTCTACTGACCATTATCCGATTTTTTATTAACAATGCCCAGTCATGGAAGAATAAACAGTTTGAAAATTCCTGAGTACATTTCAATCATCCCCCCATTGTAACTGTCCTTATATTAATCAATACATTAGGCCACATTCAATTGTGGCAGACTTGTTGCGGCAGCTGCACCAGAAATCTGCAATCAATGGCAGCACAATGCTAGTTAATAGAGTTTTCAAAGCCTCATATACAGGAAGAAGAAAATATCCAGTTGGATTTTAGCATGTCTATCATGTAGAGCTTTTTTCACGGATATCACCTTTTGCATTGCAATGCTTTTCACTCATTTCACTATAACTAAGCTGAGTATTATCTACCTGGTAAGGGGGAACTaagtctccttagggagagagcaccttaatgtaATGTCATACCTGTGCTGTGTGCTTTGTCCCCTTCAGCCGATAGTCCCTCATTTATGGGGA
The sequence above is a segment of the Bufo bufo chromosome 4, aBufBuf1.1, whole genome shotgun sequence genome. Coding sequences within it:
- the LOC120998708 gene encoding myc target protein 1 homolog; amino-acid sequence: MGNITVHQNVTCYAEPKNISCFTTLPDNFVGGVIISFTVSIAIGLIIGGLIWVLITCLSRRRASAAISPRMTSSSSRRPRTSSQNQASNRSGFYRNSSCERRSNLSLASLTFQRQTSQEQPDPFTRKPSFRASTFHPFLQSAPLAVEAESQLVTLPRANSTSPTINTTGNFGRPDFHWSSNSLRLGLATHTPPPAYESIIKAFPDP